Proteins encoded together in one Bombus vancouverensis nearcticus chromosome 14, iyBomVanc1_principal, whole genome shotgun sequence window:
- the LOC117160444 gene encoding uncharacterized protein LOC117160444 isoform X2, protein MLSRKNKDLRTIKEGVVGKYVKKETPPEMPIINVWTTEPNRRTRNRNNHPTIPTSMSIPQQPSMVQKFGNTKTTMSAVGLGSHEGKYTPNSSVPDLAQRFASLSVNTSTRDGMSSRTATPMYHSGLSPAISHTYVNQYAGSEYHLDRVQTPQMPYKPFDIDSGYDDYNHSAYRHNTGRCHSERSSSRNEQQEELPLPPGWSVDFTLRGRKYYIDHNTKTTHWSHPLEKEGLPTGWERIESPEYGVYYVNHITRQAQYEHPCYPHEIQAVRVVSPPRHTHFHSHSVLVPANPYLNEEIPHWLYVYSRASVALDRKLRWELFRLPELDCFNAMLTRLYKQELEEVVMRYEEYRSALLCEMEQRLKELNPETSGAVALRQSLP, encoded by the exons ATGTTATCTCGAAAAAATAAGGATTTAAGAACAATTAAAGAGGGAGTTGTTGGTAAATATGTTAAAAAAGAAACTCCGCCTGAAATGCCAA TTATTAATGTATGGACAACAGAACCAAATAGAAGGACGAGGAATCGCAATAATCATCCAACTATCCCTACATCCATG TCTATCCCACAACAACCCAGCATGGTACAAAAATTTGGAAATACTAAGACAACAATGAGTGCAGTAGGTTTAGGAAGTCACGAAGGAAAGTATACTCCCAATAGTTCTGTCCCAGATTTAGCTCAAAG ATTTGCCAGTCTTTCTGTCAATACTAGTACAAGGGATGGGATGTCATCTCGTACTGCAACTCCAATGTATCATTCTGGACTCTCACCTGCCATATCTCATACTTATGTTAATCAGTATGCTGGATCTGAATATCATTTAGATCGGGTTCAAACACCACAGATGCCTTATAAGCCATTTGACATTGATTCAGGTTATGACGACTATAATCATTCTGCATATCGTCACAATACAGG TCGTTGCCATTCAGAAAGATCAAGTTCTAGGAATGAACAGCAAGAAGAACTTCCTTTACCTCCTGGATGGTCTGTGGATTTCACTCTCAGAGGTCGGAAGTACTATATAGATCATAACACAAAAACCACTCATTGGTCTCATCCTCTTGAAAAAGAAGGCTTACCTACAGGGTGGGAAAGAATTGAATCGCCTGAATATGGTGTTTATTACGTTAA ccATATTACACGGCAAGCACAATACGAACATCCATGTTATCCTCATGAGATACAAGCAGTGCGTGTTGTATCACCTCCACGCCACACACATTTTCACTCTCACAGTGTTTTAGTTCCAGCTAACCCTTACCTTAATGAAGAAATACCTCATTGGTTATACGTATACAGTAGGGCATCCGTAGCATTAGATCGTAAATTGCGATGGGAACTTTTTCGTTTACCGGAACTTGATTGCTTTAATGCTATGCTTACTAGATTATATAAACAAGAATTAGAAGAGGTAGTCATGCGTTACGAAGAATACAG gtCAGCTTTGCTATGTGAGATGGAACAAagattaaaagaattaaatccagaaacttcTGGAGCAGTTGCCTTGCGACAATCTCTTCCTTAA
- the LOC117161283 gene encoding putative maleylacetoacetate isomerase 2: MSVMGKPVLYSYWRSSCSWRVRIALNLKEIPYDIKPVSLIKSGGEQHSNEFREINPMEQVPALHIDNHTLIESLNILQYLEETRPHRPLMPADPVKRARVREICEVIASGIQPLQNLVVLIYVGEERKKEWAQHWITRGLTAVEKLLSSSAGKYCVGDEITLADCCLIPQIFNARRFLVDLRPFPTILRVDRHLENHPAFTAAHPNNQPDCPPEATK; encoded by the exons ATGTCCGTCATGGGAAAG CCAGTACTCTACTCCTATTGGCGGAGTTCTTGCTCGTGGAGAGTACGAATTG CATTGAATTTAAAAGAAATCCCCTATGACATAAAGCCAGTTAGCTTGATAAAAAGTGGTGGAGAACAACATTCTAATGAATTCCGTGAGATCAATCCAATGGAGCAGGTGCCTGCACTTCATATTGACAATCACACGTTAATAGAATCT ttAAATATCTTGCAATACCTAGAAGAAACCAGACCACATCGACCTTTAATGCCTGCAGATCCAGTAAAACGAGCAAGAGTCAGAGAAATTTGCGAGGTTATTGCTAGTGGTATACAGCCCTTGCAAAATTTAGTTGTGTTGATTTATGTTGGAGAAGAACGCAAGAAGGAATGGGCACAACACTGGATTACTAGAGGTTTAACAG CTGTAGAAAAATTATTGTCATCCAGTGCAGGGAAGTACTGCGTAGGTGATGAAATCACATTAGCAGACTGTTGCTTAATACCACAGATATTTAATGCAAGGAGGTTTCTCGTTGACCTACGACCTTTCCCAACGATTTTAAGGGTAGATCGTCATTTAGAGAATCACCCAGCCTTTACCGCTGCTCATCCAAACAATCAGCCTGATTGCCCACCAGAGGCAACCAAGTAG
- the LOC117160444 gene encoding protein salvador homolog 1 isoform X1 codes for MLSRKNKDLRTIKEGVVGKYVKKETPPEMPIINVWTTEPNRRTRNRNNHPTIPTSMSIPQQPSMVQKFGNTKTTMSAVGLGSHEGKYTPNSSVPDLAQRFASLSVNTSTRDGMSSRTATPMYHSGLSPAISHTYVNQYAGSEYHLDRVQTPQMPYKPFDIDSGYDDYNHSAYRHNTGYSRCHSERSSSRNEQQEELPLPPGWSVDFTLRGRKYYIDHNTKTTHWSHPLEKEGLPTGWERIESPEYGVYYVNHITRQAQYEHPCYPHEIQAVRVVSPPRHTHFHSHSVLVPANPYLNEEIPHWLYVYSRASVALDRKLRWELFRLPELDCFNAMLTRLYKQELEEVVMRYEEYRSALLCEMEQRLKELNPETSGAVALRQSLP; via the exons ATGTTATCTCGAAAAAATAAGGATTTAAGAACAATTAAAGAGGGAGTTGTTGGTAAATATGTTAAAAAAGAAACTCCGCCTGAAATGCCAA TTATTAATGTATGGACAACAGAACCAAATAGAAGGACGAGGAATCGCAATAATCATCCAACTATCCCTACATCCATG TCTATCCCACAACAACCCAGCATGGTACAAAAATTTGGAAATACTAAGACAACAATGAGTGCAGTAGGTTTAGGAAGTCACGAAGGAAAGTATACTCCCAATAGTTCTGTCCCAGATTTAGCTCAAAG ATTTGCCAGTCTTTCTGTCAATACTAGTACAAGGGATGGGATGTCATCTCGTACTGCAACTCCAATGTATCATTCTGGACTCTCACCTGCCATATCTCATACTTATGTTAATCAGTATGCTGGATCTGAATATCATTTAGATCGGGTTCAAACACCACAGATGCCTTATAAGCCATTTGACATTGATTCAGGTTATGACGACTATAATCATTCTGCATATCGTCACAATACAGG ATATAGTCGTTGCCATTCAGAAAGATCAAGTTCTAGGAATGAACAGCAAGAAGAACTTCCTTTACCTCCTGGATGGTCTGTGGATTTCACTCTCAGAGGTCGGAAGTACTATATAGATCATAACACAAAAACCACTCATTGGTCTCATCCTCTTGAAAAAGAAGGCTTACCTACAGGGTGGGAAAGAATTGAATCGCCTGAATATGGTGTTTATTACGTTAA ccATATTACACGGCAAGCACAATACGAACATCCATGTTATCCTCATGAGATACAAGCAGTGCGTGTTGTATCACCTCCACGCCACACACATTTTCACTCTCACAGTGTTTTAGTTCCAGCTAACCCTTACCTTAATGAAGAAATACCTCATTGGTTATACGTATACAGTAGGGCATCCGTAGCATTAGATCGTAAATTGCGATGGGAACTTTTTCGTTTACCGGAACTTGATTGCTTTAATGCTATGCTTACTAGATTATATAAACAAGAATTAGAAGAGGTAGTCATGCGTTACGAAGAATACAG gtCAGCTTTGCTATGTGAGATGGAACAAagattaaaagaattaaatccagaaacttcTGGAGCAGTTGCCTTGCGACAATCTCTTCCTTAA